Sequence from the Populus nigra chromosome 17, ddPopNigr1.1, whole genome shotgun sequence genome:
CAATAATCTGGTATAAGTCACAGGTGATCAAGAAGTAAGGGCATGTTAACGAAGGTGGACAAAGAAATAAGGAGAAATCATGGGACTAGCCTTATCCTTGAGTTTCATTGGACCTGAGCTCATATGGCCCTCTGTGTCAGAGAACCTCTGATTTCCAATATCCTGCACGTAGTGTTTAATCTCCATGGTTGACAAAGGCGATGACTGGTGTTGTTTAACATATATCACATCCTTACCACCAATAGTTACAGAAGTGATAACATGCGTCCCAAAATTTTCAATGAAGCTGTCAAAAAAAGGATGCAGTTGTTATGGACAATTTAAAGCTTTGATGCCAATATATTCCTTCAGAGAATTAAAAATTCACACCTTGCCAAGGATGGAGGATCCCAGAAAGTTGGCACGGCCCTTATAACATTTTCATGCAGCACTAAGGGGGATCTCTTAAGTTGGACCTTGGCAAGTGGGATATAATATCCATCCATCGAGAGGGTCTTTGTAGCTGCAGCATCAATATGTTTTGAACCGGTAAAACTAAATGCAGCATTGAAGCTACCAAGAGGAAGACCTCCTGATAGATTAGCCTTTTGATTAAAGTACTCCACCATCTGCATTATTTGTTGTGAGAAGTGCATTAGAACAACTAAAGCAATCTCGTTCATTAAAACAGCTTGTATCAGTATTTCAAGAAGGGAAAATATCAAAAATGCTAGTTTAGCAGTCAGTTCTTAACACCATGGAATTTTGGCTAGTGCTATTTCATCTCAATcaattttaagattaaaaacaaaaaatcctaGTCGAGCAGCAGAGCTAATGTGTTAACTTGCAGTTTGCATTTTGAAACTCTGGACATCATTCACTGCTCACACTCAAACACTCAAAGATGATTAAAGTTCTCTGGCAAGATACAATCCAAAAGTTCAAACATGGGTCTGGACCCATGCTCTCAAGCACAATAATTAAACactatgagaaaaaaaatccaagaaagtATCAAATAACTAGGCTTGAGACACATGCAACAACCCAGTGACAATAAAATGCAGAAGTAATGCAAGAGACAAGTTAAATTCTCCACCCACTTGGTACTGGTggcaaaaccaaaccaaaccaaaccaatccAATCCTAATCGGCGTCTTAAGCAACTAAATTGATCAATATCAATTCAAGCTATCTTCAATACCACCCACTATAACCTAGTCCTCAAAGCATGGATTCTTACAACACAGGAAAACAACATcacttcaaaatcaaaacaaaaaaaattcaaaaacccaCCTCATGAAAGGTGCAAACACCTGAACTCTGGCGACCAATTGGGTCCAAAGAGCTCCTGATGTCCCTGGAAACATTAGGCAATAGAATCCCACCAGCTAACAAAAGATCTCTAGTATGTTCACCATCAATCTCCACCACTTTAGACCCAGCAACTCCTTTACAATACAACAACCTTTTATCATAGTTCACATCAAATCCTCTCCCAAGAGCTTGCACAGCGTTCATGGCTGTGTGCATTGCTGCAGCGTTAACGCTTCCTCTCTCTCCCATTTTAGCTAAATACCCAATTCTTTGACAATCATTTAGACCCTAAAAAACTAATCTTTTCCTCCATTCCCTTGATgggttttccaaaaaaaaacctgaaagatCAAACTCCTATCTcaaaaactcataaaaacaGATTTTTCCTCCATTTCTTGCTTCTTCAATTGACAAAGATGAAGTCTTCAAAGAAATCTCATTGATCGGTATCTTCCTCTAGATCTTGAATCAATCCAAAGAAACCAGACTAAAAATCTAATCTTGAATGCATCCACTAGCTAGTactcaactttctttctttatctctCTCGGTATTggtaaaaaatctattttcttgTTCCTAGTTTTTCTACTTTCTACTATGTTATCCTGTCATGTAAGAGAAGAAAGCATTGACTTCAAGTCTTTAATTTTTACAGAAATATTTTCAATGTTAGCTAGCGTGTTGGTTTGCCTAAGAAATTGACTGCTAAAAATTCTTTTCATTCTGACATGTAAGTGGTAATTAATTAttggaaaattgaaaaaacgaaaaataaaaataaaaataaaaatagtttttttgttactaaattgattttttattttatcttgctgaatttataaacaaaacacttgatttcttttaaatgattatAAGACAATGATTtacgacttttttttttattttatctattttttatacagtactctatttaaaatcttgattctaaattgtttaaattataattaaactcATGCATTTTTtagagaattatttttttatgctagcATGTAGGAACAGTTATAGATTTAAATGCATGGAGATTAAACTATTTTATATGACCGAGTCTTATTCAAGTTATCTCTATTTAAATTATGTCATTgatgaagattttattttatttttatatttaaatccaaattaataatgtgtgatgcaaatCCAATAATGATGAAAGGATTACATACTCATTAGTGGAATGGATTTTtcgcaatttttttttttgttgactttgCCTTGATATTTTCTAGCTTCCCCGTGAGAGTGATAGAATCCATGCCGTCTTGTTTAGATTCGTTGATTATTAGATATAGACTTGAATTCCAAGttattgaattttcaattaTCACTTTAATTATCCTAGAAAGAAAATTCCGATTAGCACATCTTACACGGTTGATTTCACGTCTAGAGatttaaatgatgattttaaCCAATTTGATCGGGTAGGAGACATACCATCAATGCATTTTGCAATTGTCATCATCAATGTCTAACGACTATCGTCCACATATTTATGCTAATTGCATGAAAAGATtgcttttttgaaattatttccTTGAGAATTTACAATATTTTAGATGTTCTGAAGTCAAAGTTTAAGAATGAGTTTATAAAGACTTTTAGGGTGTTTTGAaaggtaaaaacaaatttaaaaataaggtTTGGAATCCGAGAGCCTTAGCCTTGATTTTTCGAGAAACCAGAAAGAAGAATAATCCgagaaaaatcaaatgatatttaCATGAATTGGATGGATGTTGTTGTGATTCAATTTCAAACCCCTTTGGCTCGTTTTGTTGTGTGGTGGTTGGGATTTGTTCTCCGCCCTCGCCTGCTGCCATCCACATGTCAAATGCTGTAGCAAATGCAGTGGGACATGGTTTTACTTTTGATATCGACAAAATCACGAACAACTAGTCAGCTGATTGCATCTCATGGAATCCAACAAAACACAAGGAAGGGCGGGATGATGGATTATGGACTGTACAAAAGGGGATGTCGCAAGAGATCAATCTTACTGAAATCATTCATGAGCTGCCTGGCAAAGGAATGGGAATGTATCTGCTCAGAAcaggaagaagatgatgaattcTTTCCATATTGCCAGCCAAGTCATGGCCACTTGGGCAGAGCAATGGCATCTCCTATTTGGACCATGATGAAACAGTGACCTTTCACAGGACAGCGAGTGCATTGCTGACCTTCATCGTTATCCTCCCCACCTCTCAAAAATGGCACCAACCCTCGCACAGCAGTCCAGCAAGCGTGCTCGTTCTGGGTGCGCACAGTTGCATTACAGGCTAAATAGATGAAGGCACCATGTAGAGAATGGCAGGACCATTTATTTGTCAGGGAGTCCAGGCGACATGGTCCATGGCTGATGCTTCACCAGCTAGAAGACAGCCCCGACTTTATAAGTTTTCCCTATCACAATCAACCTCTATATAGTTGTTTCGTCAGTAACTTTGTCAGTAAAGAAAAGATGTACATTATTGACAGAAATAATGGATAGCAGTAGGTCTTCGTGTGATGCGGAACGCCTGTCAACAAGTGCTGGTACAGGAGATTCTGCCAtcataatttaatgatttttaaagtgttttttttttaaaaaaaaatattagaataatatttattttattttttacattgatatataaaaaaatctaaaaatatttaaaaaataatttaaaataaaaaaatattttttcaccataaaaatatatagataagcCAAACAAGTTTTCTCATTAaaacatgtaattttttatttgatttttagatcAATGAGATTTGGTTGACGTGTTCTACATGTTCAGTTTTATAAAGAATCGGTTGGCTATAATAGCTAAGATGGAGATAATATTCAAATTACATTATATTCAAatcgatataaaaatattaaaaaaatttaattgaaaacaaaaaaaaaattaaaaattttccaaTAATCATGCAGGCAAAAGCTATAATACAGTTTGCATAAGCATGCTGACAACCTGCATTGAGGAAATCTGCAGGTCTTAGCAACCAGTGCTCCGTATCACATGCACCATACACAGATCCTGTCTGTTTTACCATGCCAGCAGCAAAGAATGAAGAAGCCACCATCTAGAATCGATCCAGCTTAATCTAAAAATAGTTCTTAGCAACTGGATTAGTGAAAAGACCCCCTCCCCCTTCTCTGCGAATTGCATCTGTGGGAACTAACTGCAATTAGAGGCCAGATGAGCCATCGGTGACTGCAGCTATTGCCGGAGTCAAAAAGATCTTATAAATTCAAAGCTATTCTCCAGTAAGCATTTTGGCATACGACAAGAACTTGGTAAAATGCATGCCATCATAAAATCTACAAGTAAATAATGAACCGTGATCATTTAACTCGTTAGCTACTATTAATCTTTGCAGAGAAGCATTGTAAATACCATAGTGGTTTCACCTCCGACTGTAAGTACCAAAACTGTGAAGCCAGATTGAAGTATGGAAACCATattcgaaaaagaaaaaacgatATGGACATAATTGCTAAACCCATGTATTTCCTTTACAAAAAGGTCCACAGACCATCTAAACAGTCTAATCGGCGTTTTATTTTCCGACCAAGTTTCCTCATTAAGTCATTTCTGTTCAGCATTTGTTTCAATCCTACACTAATCACCATCATCTAAGCAGTTAATAAAATTCTTCTATGACAGGACAAGTTTCTGTGAGCTGGTTCAAAaggaaaaattttgaaaaatttagcCAGTCAATGAGTGTTCCTGGTCTTTTTAGCTGTGAATAGTTGGCGAAGGAAAGCAAACTTTCCTCTAGTGCGAGAAGAAAACTCGGTTATGGTGCCATTACTTGATGATGCTGCCTCATTGGTGTCAGATTCTGGTAAGGATGGTGTGGGTGAAGGTGGTGAGAGTGTGAAGAGAAATGCATTGAGCATCCGGATGATCTGGTTGAAGCTAGGCCTCAAGTTGGGGTCTTCAACCCAACATGACTGCATGATAAATGCGAGGTCAGGGGATACATCCTCTGGAAGAGCAGGCCTCTCTTGCTGTATCCATTAAAAACCAGGTTAGTTGTCTccgaaaacaaataaataccaGGTTAGAAGATTTGATAGCAATAATGCAGAATAACATCTGCAAAGATGGTCCTAAAGGGGCACAAATCAGAAGTGCACAAGGAAAAAACAGCAGACTGCATTTGGATTGCCACTTGAAGTTGCAATCCAATATTAATATAACACACACAGAGAGACTTGTTTGCAATCAATTCTTCACCTTAAAAGCAGCAGCATAGGCAGCTTGCAAATTTGACATGCCTTCAAATGGCATGCGGTTGGTCAACAACTCCCATAACACAATTCCAAAGCTGTAGACATCAACTTTGTTATTGTAATGCTTCTTTTCTCCCTGACGCAGTGTCACGGTGCTGTACAACTGCAAAAGAGCTGTTAGTAAAACAGATGGAAAACTGAAAAGGATTTGTATTCTACAAgcaaatcaatataatattctGAAGCGGAATGCTGATAACATATGATGAATGCAACCTAGCCATTCAACACCAGATATCAACTAAAACTACAGAGTAAAGAACCACACTGCTTATGAAAACCTCATGCTTCTATTTGTCAAGCAAATGCCAAAAACTGTGTTTACGTGATCCATCTGGagcaacaaacaaataaaattgatgaaacaaaatgaataaaaaatagcacTAAAGCATACAGTACATTCGTTGTTGAGGGTTGGTGAAATTCAGAATAAGATCTTCTATGTAGTTTCTCCACATGTCACTCTTGATGAAAATCTACAAAATGATGAACTAATGGCAAAAATGGAAGAGGAAAAGACCCTTGATATAAAAGACACGTTCCCAACTATCAATATTGCTTTCTGTTGTTTTCCAACAGTTACATGACTGATGTGTAACCATCACCTCTGTTTTAACAGAAGAATATTGACGCACTGCGAGGCTTCTTATGCTGCTAATATCAGGTGATATTAAACCAAAATCAAACTATGTTAGCAAGAAGGCACAAACCTCAGGAGCCATCCAACGGTATGTTCCAGTTTCTGCAGTCATCATCTCAGTCACAGTTTCTTCTCTTGCAAGACCAAAATCCGCAAGCTTCACAGACTTCTGATTTGCCGTAAGCAACAAATTGTCTGCATCAGGAAAAAGGCTTTCCAATCATTTTGGTGAAAGGGATAGACAGTGATTATAAATTACTTGAGGTGTGCAATGTGGTCCAGGaaaacaacattcttttttgaCAGCACAAAAAACATGAAGTCACAAGCATCATTAACCCTGACTCAAGATGCAAAGGTCAATTACAGAACAATCTAGAAGACCTAAAAAGGAACTGGACTCGAATATCATGCCGTGCCAATGGCCTAATTGAATTACACGCAGAACAAAGTCATAAGACTAAAAAACAGCAATCAAGATGACATTAtcccaaaaatttaaaatcacagACCATAGTAGAACGTCACTTTCCCAATAGCAGAATCATAGAGGTGATAAATAAAGGTTGCATGATTCCAAATACATGCTCTTTTTGATAAAAGGCTAGTGCAAGGCTTGATCATAGTAATATTCAAATGTATCCACATTATAATGCTAACCATAAATGAACTTTAAACTCTAAATTTTGACACCAACATAAACGTAAAACAGTAAATCCTTGAACATATTCTTACAATACCTGGCTTAAGATCTCTGTGTATAATCCCATTAGCATGCAAACAATCCATAGCTCGCGCAACATCAagagcaaaatttatggccacATAGAGGTCTAACTGTTTCGGACGAATACTAACCAAGTACTTCCGGAGTGACATCCCTGGTAACAACTCTGTAACAATCACCATAAATGGATCCTTACAAGCCCCAATAAACTGcaaaatcaacaaacaaaagCACTGTCTTGACTGATACATacataaaaattacattacattacccaaaaattaatcataatcaaacactTTACCTTGACAAGATTCTCATGTTTAACTCGAGACATCATATTAACCTCTCTTGCAAACCGATCCTCAAGCGCAGCTCTTTCCTCCGACGTGGTCCCTGGATGAAGAACCTTAATGGCCACAATCAGATCACCGTACCTAgaaacacacaaacaaacatTTTCAGCAATCACCTACTACGTAACTAACAATAACTAGAAATAGAAACTACTCTCTCTATTCAGTAacaacaacatatttttttctcaataaaataGGAACCTACacaatcttttataaaaatttaaaaaagaaaaatcaagtttcagcTGTCATCAGCAACACTAACCTTCCTTTATAAACTTCACCATGGGCTCCTTCGCCGATTTTATTTCCGATAAACAACAATTTAGGGTCAATTAGCAGATTCTGATCAATAGAGCCGTTTTCCTCAACGGAAGTTCTCTGCTCGTAAATTTCCACTCCTCCTCTCCTTCTCTCGCAACTCATGTTGCTCAAAAGCTTCCAAAATTGTCAAACTATCCCTGAATTCCTCATTTCTTGAACAAAATATCTCTCtgtttttccatatatatattttctgatTTCACCTTTACCAAATTATACATCCAGGTATTTCTACACGGCAAGATTgggttaaaattaattaatttttctctctttttagctTCGGAGAGAAGTAAAAGAACAACTTGAAatctttttcacaaaaaaaataagaaggagaagagaagaagcgTCGTGAGATGGAGTGACGAAGAAGAGTTGAGCTCCGGCGATATTTTCCGACGGAGATGGTGATTTTCCGAGGCGATGAGGAGGGTTTGTTTGCTTGTTTACTAAAGTTTTTGAAAGTGGAAGGTGAGAGAGGAGGGAGAGAAAGAGGGGAAAAAGCAGCGAGAGAGGAGGGGGAGTGGGGAGGTATTCTTGAGAGAAATGTGAAGAACCACTGAGAGGAGAGCACGTGGAGAGCAAAGAAATCAGGCGCCTTTGAGGTAGGTCAGCACAGCAGCAATTCGGACGTTGTTGGTCCAGCAGCCGCTCAGATATGGTCGCAGTCACGTACTCGTAGTGACAAAACCAGGCCTATTCAGCTCAGCTTACTTCCTAACCTGGCTTGGCTCGCTGCATCAGCCAGTCGAGTCTCTTTCTTTTCCACATTTGTCTCGTGCTGatataaaagttaaaactacaaaattaatttattttagcctctttatttttagtgattttttatgttaatcctgttttatttattaagtttatATTTAGTACCTCCGTCCCTTCAcccttgtttaattaattaattaatgaattggATCTTAACTATTAATAAAGCAGTCAAACTTTCTTCACCTAACAAAATAACTTGATTTAGAATCTCTCTTTTCACAAAAAACATCTCATGAGTAAGCGGTTTTCATAATATATAGAAGAGACATTTAGGGATAAGTTGCCaaagattaattattataaataattaaaatatgttattcTGGGTACATTAAATATTTagccataattgtttttatacaaGGATGATATACTGTAGTGTCGCtgaagaatgaaaattaaagaaaagaggaaACTGTTGCCTTTTTATTCGTTAATTGCGAGAGGAGAGGGGGAGAAGAAAAGCAAAGTGATTTAAgtgaatgaataaataaataaataaatcacttGCTTTTCTGCTAGGGGATAAATTATAATGGAGAAAGTATGGGAGACAAGTGGATTTGGGACCAGAGAGTCTCCATCAATCTCAGTTCTAATGATCTATGATTTCCATTAACCATTCAATGGTGGTGTCCTCGTGGCCCTGTGTGTTTCCCGTCACCTTCTACACAGGAGACGACGGTGGAGCTCAAAAATACACACAGCGGGCCCAGAAAGCTGCCTTGcaaatgggttttgtttttgtttctcttgttctattcttttattttgatcttcttGGAGGGATTGTCTAGGGCTGctaatttgttgtttattgGGAGATAGTTTTATTTggtatttaatttatgatattttgataattaatatttctattatgaatttgatatatatatatatatatatatatataagatattaactatttttaatgCCCTAAAGTTTCCCTGTCCTTCCTTTTCGCTATCACATGGAAAACTGTCACGACTCACAAAGCCCTTGAACTCCTCCTCCACTCTTTCCTTGGTGAAGGCAGCACCAAGCCACCAACCCTTTCCGCGTAAGTTTATTACAATTTGGTGCAGTATCATAAAAGGCAAAGACGCGCAAATTTGTAAGGGTAATTATAGACTTGTTCTTGGTGCTTATTAAAGCCATAACCATAGTTAAAAGATTCAAGCTCATGACTCGGACCAAACTTGTTCTACGTATTATTctgtttgtcttttttttataaaaatatttttgaaagaatttaaatttttttattttttttcttcaaattaatatattttttatttttttcatcattttgatttgttgatgtcaaaaataattttttaaaaaataaaaaatattattttaatttattttcaagtgaaaaactgATTTAACTCggtttttaggacaaaaactggcttggctcggttttttcaatttgacttggttttttagtttggctcggttttttctgtttgggtttggttttttcggtttcaggcttataaaaccaaaatcgaaccgaaccggttggttttttcaaaattttaatcggtttttttatggttcgattttttcagttatttttttccggttttctcagtttttcaggttttttgcTCATCCTTTGTTAATCCATTggttaataaattgataaatattaatgattttttaaaatttttataaaaaatgacgtcatttaaaaaataattaattaagcctaGAAGATTTCGAATTGACCCATAAAAATTCAAAGCAGGCACGGTGCTTAGGATTAAGAGGGTATTTAACTTGAAAATgtggtgattttttaaaaaatataatatattttaaatacaaaccTCATcttcaaaaactatttaaaaaagcaCAAATTACCACTCAACCGAAaggttttcaaaataaaataaaggcaaaCCGGCATTCCACGCTAATCCATTTGCCttggaatttttgaaagatgGACAAGTTTAAAAACTTTCTGACATGAAAGAGAGAAGCAAAAAAGTTGGAAGTTAATGGTTATCACTTTGGTGGGTGTGCCTACTAGCCCTCATGATTTCCTCAGCTTTATTGGCTTCGCTAATTGTAcggattgtttttaaaagttttttatttaaaaatattttgaaattcttaaaattaacttatcaagtaatttaaaaaaattaaaaaataataataattgtgtaacccaaaaaaaaaaaaaaaaatcatcctccacgtAAACTCTTATTGCAAAGACCCAAGTTGTGTCGTTATTGCGAATTGGGAAACTCTCGGGTACGAACGgtacctcctcctcctcctcctcctcctcaggCTCAGGCTCAGGCTCAGGCTCTCTCTCATTAAATGCTTTGTTTTGTGGAGCACTGTTGGGCAGTGAGGAGTCAGTCATGGAGGAATTGCAGGGGAGTTGAGTTGTCAACCACATCTTCGAATTCGAAAACTGATGATACGCTATGAATTGCAAGTGTCCAAGCTAGAATTTGCTACCCAATGGGTATTTGGCTCCGTAGTTACCATGGCATATTAGTTATTTAACCCGTATTTTATGatgtattaaataatattcttttgaagaaagaaaaaataaatgtataaactttttaattttttccttaatgttttcaaaaatgataaaaataaacaacaacaaataatatattgaatcgaCCAAGTTGATTTAACACGTGAAATTTGTAACTTGACACTTGAAATTGAGATAAtcttatgaaataataaaattataaaaaataaacagtaaaataaaaaatctaaatggatccggatcaatttttcaaatcaatatcaCAAAactatttcaatattaaatacacACACTTATTGTTGATAGTATTAATTATAGATGTTCTAGCACTAATAACTatccaataatatatattattttaaataaaagagattTATTACCTCTTGATATATGAAAGcatgcttaattttttaaaaaacggatcataattttcatttaaatatttgatgGATGCAAATCTTATCAATTTCAAAAGCTTAGTTAGAGATCCACAATGCAAGAACAACCACAAAGCCGTCGAAGGTTGTTTTCTAGAGCACAACTTGCTCTGAAGACAtgcttctatgttttttttttgtttggtgatCCAAACCTACAAaatactttttctttattattcatATGTTTTGAATTCTCGAAATTGCtagtgatttatttatttatatatatattttttgtcctCGTGTGTCCAAGGACCACTTGAGCTACTTTTAGCTTTTGAGCCTTGGATTGTCCATTAATT
This genomic interval carries:
- the LOC133676832 gene encoding serine/threonine-protein kinase STY13 yields the protein MSCERRRGGVEIYEQRTSVEENGSIDQNLLIDPKLLFIGNKIGEGAHGEVYKGRYGDLIVAIKVLHPGTTSEERAALEDRFAREVNMMSRVKHENLVKFIGACKDPFMVIVTELLPGMSLRKYLVSIRPKQLDLYVAINFALDVARAMDCLHANGIIHRDLKPDNLLLTANQKSVKLADFGLAREETVTEMMTAETGTYRWMAPELYSTVTLRQGEKKHYNNKVDVYSFGIVLWELLTNRMPFEGMSNLQAAYAAAFKQERPALPEDVSPDLAFIMQSCWVEDPNLRPSFNQIIRMLNAFLFTLSPPSPTPSLPESDTNEAASSSNGTITEFSSRTRGKFAFLRQLFTAKKTRNTH